From the genome of Gilliamella sp. wkB7, one region includes:
- a CDS encoding Maf family protein: MRIILASTSLSRKKVLEKFAIPFECVPPICDETPLAGESAEQLVVRLANLKAQSLVDKYPDSLIIGSDQVGVLEGKIVCKPHTVENARKQLANSSGKTFYFYTGMTVINTHSGQSTTLCEPFKVTFRQLSSSEIDAYIAKEMPLQCAGSFKCDELGITLFDKLEGDDINSLVGLPLLKLNKIMIEMGCNPLLL, from the coding sequence ATGAGAATCATTTTAGCGTCAACATCGCTATCACGTAAAAAAGTACTTGAAAAATTCGCTATCCCTTTTGAATGTGTTCCGCCTATTTGTGACGAAACACCGCTTGCGGGTGAGTCTGCTGAGCAGTTAGTGGTACGTTTAGCAAATCTGAAAGCGCAATCATTAGTCGATAAATACCCAGACAGTTTAATTATTGGCTCAGATCAGGTAGGGGTTCTAGAGGGAAAAATTGTTTGCAAACCACATACTGTTGAAAATGCTCGCAAACAACTTGCCAATAGCAGTGGCAAAACATTCTATTTTTATACAGGGATGACAGTTATTAATACCCACTCGGGTCAATCTACCACTCTTTGTGAACCCTTCAAAGTCACCTTTCGGCAACTCAGTAGTTCTGAAATCGATGCCTATATCGCTAAAGAGATGCCGCTACAGTGTGCTGGCAGTTTTAAATGTGATGAACTCGGCATAACGTTGTTTGATAAGTTAGAGGGAGATGATATTAATTCATTAGTCGGATTGCCTCTGTTAAAGCTTAATAAAATAATGATTGAAATGGGCTGTAATCCCTTATTGCTTTAA
- a CDS encoding ABC transporter ATP-binding protein, with product MLLNVRNLRKDYQRGQQTFAAVNNVSFSMQPGDFKCIMGKSGSGKTTLLNMIAGLLTPTQGKVTFNDVNLFELDDQQVSAFRNQHIGYIPQGSSLLPNLTAIDNIRLPYYLTKRPNKSSFSYAKSLLEKAKVSYLQDVYPSNMSGGEMRRIAILRALICQPQIIIADEPTSDLDEESSTYIMQLLKEINQQGTALLIVTHNNDVASYSQNIMKMSAGRFID from the coding sequence ATGTTACTGAATGTTCGTAATTTGCGTAAAGATTACCAGCGTGGTCAACAAACCTTTGCAGCAGTAAATAATGTCAGTTTCAGTATGCAACCAGGTGATTTTAAATGCATTATGGGTAAATCAGGTAGCGGTAAAACGACGCTTTTGAATATGATTGCTGGTTTATTAACACCAACTCAGGGGAAAGTAACCTTTAATGATGTAAATCTATTTGAATTAGATGATCAGCAAGTATCAGCTTTTCGTAATCAGCATATTGGTTATATTCCTCAAGGTAGCAGTTTACTCCCTAATCTTACCGCGATTGATAATATTCGCTTACCTTATTACTTAACTAAGCGCCCAAATAAAAGTAGCTTCAGTTATGCGAAAAGTTTGTTGGAAAAGGCCAAAGTCAGTTATTTGCAAGATGTTTATCCATCCAATATGTCAGGAGGGGAAATGCGTCGTATTGCCATATTACGTGCATTAATTTGCCAGCCACAAATCATCATTGCAGATGAGCCTACCAGCGATCTCGACGAGGAGAGTTCTACTTATATTATGCAACTGCTAAAAGAAATTAACCAACAAGGCACTGCGTTATTGATTGTCACCCATAATAATGATGTAGCAAGTTATAGCCAAAATATCATGAAAATGTCTGCAGGGCGGTTTATTGATTAA
- a CDS encoding ABC transporter permease, whose protein sequence is MIDKIKNIKGIQAISPQLFIASLSAGCCTSKVQLIGFDQQSDFVIKPWLQSQLTEPLTDNQIVVGSKISSNIGDEVMFFNHPFKIAAKMDSTGMGFDTSVFMTMQAAHTLMKEAELVQGDVDHFADYASSIFIKVDPDYQPKDIINQIMPKYAIDYQLDFVMTKGMLSNISKWLNGFSTIVYSLSAIFWVLAIVIIFVIFSSNLNERKREISLLRILGASRRDLVKMLLRESLIISALGGLMGILLAGVLLYAFSLLICQTIGLPCINLSVIDALCYAVVVLALTIIIGPLSSIYSALSMTKFDTYSTLREGE, encoded by the coding sequence TTGATTGATAAAATCAAAAATATTAAAGGAATACAAGCAATATCACCCCAACTTTTTATCGCTTCACTGAGCGCCGGTTGCTGTACATCAAAAGTGCAACTAATTGGTTTTGATCAGCAAAGCGATTTTGTGATCAAACCTTGGTTGCAATCGCAACTTACTGAGCCACTTACTGATAACCAAATTGTAGTTGGATCGAAAATTAGTTCAAATATTGGCGATGAGGTTATGTTTTTCAATCATCCTTTCAAAATAGCAGCCAAAATGGATAGTACGGGAATGGGCTTTGACACTTCGGTATTTATGACTATGCAAGCAGCACACACTTTAATGAAAGAAGCTGAATTAGTGCAAGGTGATGTCGATCATTTTGCGGATTATGCCTCTTCCATTTTCATAAAAGTCGATCCTGATTATCAGCCTAAAGATATTATTAATCAAATCATGCCCAAATACGCTATCGACTATCAACTTGATTTTGTTATGACTAAAGGTATGTTAAGTAATATTTCCAAATGGTTAAATGGCTTTTCGACCATTGTATATAGTTTATCGGCAATTTTTTGGGTATTAGCAATAGTGATTATTTTTGTCATCTTCTCGTCAAATTTAAATGAGCGTAAGCGCGAAATCAGTTTATTGCGTATCTTAGGGGCTTCACGTCGAGATTTAGTAAAAATGTTGCTGCGTGAATCTTTAATTATTAGTGCATTAGGTGGCTTAATGGGCATTTTATTAGCAGGTGTATTGCTCTATGCGTTTAGTTTATTAATCTGCCAAACCATTGGTTTACCATGCATTAATCTTTCAGTGATTGATGCGTTATGCTATGCAGTAGTGGTATTGGCATTAACCATAATTATTGGACCATTATCAAGTATCTATTCAGCTTTATCTATGACTAAGTTTGATACTTACAGCACGCTCAGAGAGGGTGAATAA
- a CDS encoding DUF4418 family protein gives MQNRVVSSLIYIIIGILFILFPLYILPVCPHETVNLSTATMQGQVEHVHTGVGKIMKCFWTGRAEVGVGSLIIAIGTLMLFCRKIFLRMGLSMAIACISLFALAIPTILIGVCDNQMMRCNMGAKPALVLLSLLLFIIALVNTFYLNKAARRSIF, from the coding sequence ATGCAAAATCGTGTTGTTTCATCACTCATTTATATCATTATTGGCATATTATTTATTTTATTTCCTCTGTATATTTTACCCGTCTGCCCACATGAAACCGTTAACCTATCAACTGCAACAATGCAAGGTCAAGTAGAACATGTGCATACAGGTGTTGGTAAAATTATGAAATGCTTTTGGACAGGCCGAGCTGAAGTTGGCGTGGGCAGTTTGATTATTGCAATTGGCACCTTAATGCTATTTTGTCGTAAAATTTTTCTGCGAATGGGATTAAGTATGGCGATTGCTTGCATTTCATTATTTGCTTTGGCTATTCCGACCATTTTAATTGGCGTATGTGATAATCAAATGATGCGCTGCAATATGGGTGCTAAACCAGCGCTCGTCTTATTGTCATTGTTATTATTTATTATTGCGCTGGTGAATACTTTCTATCTTAATAAAGCGGCCAGAAGAAGCATATTTTAA
- a CDS encoding ABC transporter ATP-binding protein: MNILEVNNVSKIYGSLHALSDVNLVVEESKWLSIMGPSGSGKTTLMNIIGCMDKPSLGSVILDGQDITQLSLPELTEIRRDKIGLIFQQFHLVSYLTALENVMVAQYYHSMVDEKEAMQALERVGLAARAKHLPNQLSGGEQQRVCIARALINYPKLILADEPTGNLDENNEAMVMNLLHQLHEEGSTIIVVTHSLEVSKHAQTTVVLEHGKVARVINN; the protein is encoded by the coding sequence ATGAATATACTCGAAGTTAATAATGTATCTAAGATTTATGGTTCTCTTCATGCCTTATCAGATGTGAATTTAGTTGTAGAAGAGAGCAAATGGTTATCCATTATGGGACCATCGGGCAGTGGCAAAACGACCTTGATGAATATTATTGGTTGTATGGATAAACCATCTTTAGGTTCGGTCATTTTAGATGGACAAGATATTACCCAATTATCTCTACCCGAATTAACCGAAATCCGCCGTGATAAAATCGGTCTTATCTTTCAACAATTCCATTTAGTGTCTTATCTAACCGCACTCGAAAACGTAATGGTTGCACAATATTATCACAGCATGGTCGATGAAAAAGAAGCTATGCAAGCGCTGGAAAGGGTTGGACTTGCTGCCCGCGCTAAGCACTTGCCAAATCAGTTATCAGGCGGGGAACAGCAACGTGTATGCATTGCCCGCGCCTTAATCAATTATCCAAAATTAATTTTAGCCGATGAACCTACTGGTAATTTAGATGAAAATAATGAAGCAATGGTTATGAATTTACTGCATCAACTGCACGAAGAAGGGAGTACTATTATTGTTGTGACTCATTCACTTGAAGTATCAAAACATGCTCAAACAACCGTTGTACTTGAACATGGCAAGGTTGCCCGAGTAATTAATAATTAA